Part of the Geobacter pickeringii genome, GTCAATATTTACGAGGGGACGGCGGTCGACACCGTCTACCGCTGGGATCTCAACCGGGACGTTCCCCTGGGGGCGCAGCTCGCCGTGAAGCGGATCAACCGCGAATACTACCCGATTCCGGTCCAGATAGGGGTGCTCCGGGGGGAGCGGAAGGATTCCCTCAAGACCCTGAAGACCGGCGACAGCTTTCCCCTGGGCCCGTACCGCGTCGTGGCGGATGCCCTCCGTTTTCCCGACGAGGTCCTCACGCTCTCCGTCTTTCAGGGGGGGCGACTGGTGGGCTCCTGCGATACCGCCGGCGCGAGCACCCTGCCGGCGAACTTTCCCTACGGGTTCAAGCTGGTGGCGTTCCAGAACCCGGTGTTGAAGCGGTTGTGGGTCGATCTGGCGCTCACCCGGAATGCCGTCCCCGTGGCGGCGGGCACCTCTGAGGTCAATGCCCCCTTCATCTGGGACGGCCTTTATTTCTACAACACCCAGGTCGGCGTGGACGGCGCCGGCATCTCTTTTGCTGGGATCCAGGTGGTGAAGGACCCCGGAAGGCCCTGCGTTTTCGCCGGGTTTGCCCTCATGGGGGTCGGTGCGGTTCTATCTTTTGCGAGACGATTCAGGAAGGAGCTATGGACCTGACAGGAAGTGGCATGATCGGCATCTACGTTGCCGCGTTTCTTCTGGGGGCAGCCCATTCACTGGAGCCGGGGCACGGGAAGACGGTGGTCGCCGCCTATCTGGTCGGTTCCCGGGGGCGAAGCATCGACGCCGTCATCCT contains:
- a CDS encoding ResB-like family cytochrome C biogenesis protein is translated as MLKRMYRFLSSTELAVVLFLAVALLAIPGTFTENRTFYAHPVFLFLLGALALNLALCTVRRFRSISLPVLVLHLGVLVVCGGVIARAFGYVATVNIYEGTAVDTVYRWDLNRDVPLGAQLAVKRINREYYPIPVQIGVLRGERKDSLKTLKTGDSFPLGPYRVVADALRFPDEVLTLSVFQGGRLVGSCDTAGASTLPANFPYGFKLVAFQNPVLKRLWVDLALTRNAVPVAAGTSEVNAPFIWDGLYFYNTQVGVDGAGISFAGIQVVKDPGRPCVFAGFALMGVGAVLSFARRFRKELWT